From the Hymenobacter yonginensis genome, one window contains:
- a CDS encoding SDR family oxidoreductase, with product MKNIALVVGASGIIGSNLARELVAHDWLTYGLARSPRPDDVPGLHPVAADLLDPASLQTALQDLAPTHVFITSWMRQDTEADNIRVNSLMVRNLLDALAPKKSVQHVALVTGLKHYLGPFEAYVSGGTPPPTPLREEQARLPLDNFYYAQEDEVYAAAARDGFTWSIHRPHTIIGKAVGNLMNLGTTLAVYASICKETGRPFRWPGSAAQWNGLSDVTDARIIAQQLRWAATAETAQNQAFNIVNGDIFRWSWLWPRLAAWFGVEAVGFDGTIHPLEAELSQDAAVWRDIAERHQLQEPALDRLASPWHTDLDLGRPIEVMTDMTNSRKRGFLAYQSTEDSFFDLFEQLRTDRLIP from the coding sequence ATGAAGAATATAGCCCTTGTAGTAGGTGCCAGCGGCATCATCGGCAGCAACCTGGCCCGCGAGCTGGTGGCCCACGACTGGCTCACCTACGGCTTGGCCCGCTCGCCCCGCCCCGACGATGTGCCCGGTCTGCACCCCGTGGCGGCCGATTTGCTGGACCCCGCCAGTCTGCAGACCGCCCTGCAGGACCTCGCCCCCACCCACGTGTTCATCACCAGCTGGATGCGCCAGGACACCGAGGCCGATAACATCCGGGTGAACAGCCTGATGGTGCGCAACCTGCTCGACGCCCTGGCTCCCAAAAAATCGGTGCAGCACGTGGCGCTGGTAACGGGCCTGAAGCACTATCTGGGGCCGTTTGAGGCCTACGTGAGCGGGGGCACCCCGCCGCCCACGCCGCTGCGCGAGGAGCAGGCCCGCTTGCCACTCGACAACTTTTACTACGCCCAGGAAGACGAGGTGTACGCCGCCGCGGCCCGCGACGGGTTCACCTGGAGCATCCACCGGCCGCACACCATCATCGGCAAGGCCGTGGGCAACCTCATGAACCTGGGCACCACCCTGGCCGTGTACGCCAGCATCTGCAAGGAAACCGGCCGCCCCTTCCGCTGGCCCGGCTCCGCGGCCCAGTGGAACGGCCTCTCCGACGTTACCGACGCCCGCATCATCGCCCAGCAGTTGCGCTGGGCCGCCACCGCCGAAACCGCCCAAAACCAGGCCTTCAACATCGTGAACGGTGACATTTTCCGTTGGAGCTGGCTGTGGCCGCGCCTGGCCGCGTGGTTTGGGGTAGAAGCCGTGGGCTTCGACGGCACCATCCACCCGCTGGAAGCCGAGCTCAGCCAGGATGCCGCCGTGTGGCGCGACATTGCCGAGCGGCACCAGCTGCAAGAGCCGGCTCTCGACCGCCTCGCTTCCCCCTGGCACACCGACCTCGATCTGGGCCGCCCCATCGAAGTGATGACTGACATGACCAACAGCCGCAAGCGCGGCTTCCTGGCCTACCAGTCCACCGAAGATTCCTTCTTCGACCTCTTCGAGCAGCTCCGCACCGACAGGTTGATTCCGTAG
- a CDS encoding barstar family protein produces the protein MTLDLTGITSKAAIHQLFKEQLGFEEWYGPSWDAFWDSIVAIVEMPPVLTLTNWQEFAEYCPRDMHILRQVIQDYAVEMHPKQIVLG, from the coding sequence ATGACCCTCGACCTCACCGGCATTACCAGCAAAGCCGCCATTCACCAGTTGTTCAAGGAGCAGTTGGGCTTTGAAGAGTGGTACGGCCCGAGTTGGGACGCTTTCTGGGATTCTATCGTGGCTATTGTAGAGATGCCGCCCGTGCTGACGCTCACGAACTGGCAGGAATTTGCCGAGTATTGCCCCCGCGACATGCACATTCTGCGGCAGGTGATACAAGACTATGCCGTGGAAATGCATCCCAAACAGATTGTGCTGGGGTAA
- a CDS encoding REP-associated tyrosine transposase produces MSNLLYYERNLPHRLPPGSDIFLTFRLADSLPAATIARLRAQFHTGENQLPEATYAEQRRYFGRFDQLLDEAAHGATWLRHPEIANLVGGSLQHFNGIAYYLRCYCIMPNHVHLVVSLEDGAPALAETLQRIKGYTALQANKHLCRTGQFWQRETYDHIVRSGDEMQRVIAYVLNNPVKAGLVESWEQWPYTYWQEF; encoded by the coding sequence ATGAGCAATCTGCTGTACTATGAGCGCAACCTGCCGCACCGCCTGCCGCCGGGCTCCGATATTTTCCTGACGTTCAGACTAGCCGATTCATTGCCTGCTGCCACCATTGCGCGCCTGCGGGCTCAGTTTCACACGGGAGAAAACCAATTACCGGAAGCTACTTATGCCGAGCAGCGCCGCTACTTCGGCCGCTTTGATCAGCTGCTGGATGAGGCGGCTCATGGCGCTACGTGGCTCCGCCACCCGGAAATAGCCAATCTGGTGGGTGGTTCATTGCAACATTTCAACGGAATAGCCTATTACCTGCGCTGCTATTGCATCATGCCCAATCATGTGCATCTGGTTGTTTCGCTTGAAGATGGGGCGCCGGCACTGGCTGAAACGCTGCAACGCATCAAAGGCTATACGGCTTTGCAGGCCAACAAGCACCTGTGCCGCACCGGCCAGTTCTGGCAGCGCGAAACCTACGACCACATCGTGCGCAGCGGCGACGAGATGCAGCGCGTAATTGCCTACGTGCTCAATAACCCGGTAAAAGCCGGTTTGGTGGAAAGCTGGGAGCAATGGCCCTATACCTACTGGCAGGAGTTCTGA
- a CDS encoding ABC transporter ATP-binding protein — translation MSLWEIIKRLLPYVRPYRGLVLATLLLTLVGSLAAQVNPFVLRYTVDTVQGLLDRNQGLAEGAELLLLVSGLLLGKEIINTGIQFGQKFYGEKIRINVSSTLVRDAVHKVLSYQLGFYSDSGNQTGKLQTRIDRGVESLMKLVQNFFIDILPLFANSIVALVVMFANNLYVGLVAVAVLPVYFWLSYRQADKLNGTRRALRGLREARSQGLVNLIDSAVVIKSFVREDYEEQKQTRVQQNLQEAQLETRKTNFLYDGLKTFTEQIGVVLIIILTAYLVLDRQISIGAIMFHILLFNNVSAPIRQLHRIYDEMNDALTYAEGFFDILDAEDAVEPTGPLRPDHLQGTFDICNVDFTYPSGTQALHDVCLTIEAGKTTALVGLSGTGKSTIINLLCKFYAPDHGRMLLDGRPLADYDTHALRRQIGLVLQKNHIFKGTIEENIRYGVMDATLDQIKAAARQAYLHEQIMELPNGYQSDAQQLSGGQQQRIAIARLFLKNPPIIFLDEPTASLDAIATEQIKNSLDAIKKGRTVVIISHSLAQIVDSDCIYVMKQGRMVESGTHEHLYDLRGTYREIFDASARSLNIEKLARVMVDDEDEVGDTAG, via the coding sequence ATGAGTCTTTGGGAAATTATTAAACGCCTGCTGCCGTACGTGCGGCCGTACCGCGGGCTCGTACTTGCCACGCTGCTGCTCACGCTGGTGGGCTCGTTGGCGGCGCAGGTGAACCCGTTTGTGCTGCGCTACACCGTGGATACGGTGCAGGGTCTGCTCGACCGCAACCAGGGCCTGGCCGAGGGCGCGGAGTTGCTGCTGCTGGTGAGCGGGCTGCTGCTGGGCAAGGAAATCATCAATACCGGCATTCAGTTCGGGCAGAAGTTCTACGGCGAGAAAATCCGCATCAACGTATCCAGCACGCTGGTGCGCGACGCGGTGCACAAGGTGCTCAGCTACCAGCTCGGCTTCTACTCCGACAGCGGCAACCAGACCGGCAAGCTCCAGACCCGCATCGATAGAGGTGTGGAGAGTCTGATGAAGCTGGTGCAGAACTTCTTTATTGACATTCTGCCGCTGTTTGCCAACTCCATTGTGGCGCTGGTGGTGATGTTTGCCAACAACCTGTACGTGGGGCTGGTGGCGGTGGCGGTGCTGCCGGTGTACTTCTGGCTGAGCTACCGCCAGGCCGATAAGCTCAATGGCACCCGCCGGGCGTTGCGTGGCCTGCGCGAAGCCCGCAGCCAGGGCCTCGTGAACCTCATCGACTCGGCCGTGGTCATCAAGAGCTTCGTGCGCGAAGACTACGAGGAGCAGAAGCAGACCCGAGTGCAGCAGAACCTGCAGGAAGCCCAGCTGGAAACGCGCAAAACCAACTTCCTCTACGACGGCCTCAAAACCTTCACCGAGCAGATTGGCGTGGTGCTCATCATCATCCTGACGGCCTACCTGGTGCTGGATCGGCAGATCAGCATCGGGGCCATCATGTTCCACATCCTGCTATTCAACAACGTCTCGGCCCCTATCCGGCAGCTGCACCGCATTTACGACGAGATGAACGACGCCCTCACCTACGCCGAGGGCTTCTTCGACATTCTGGATGCCGAGGACGCCGTGGAGCCCACCGGCCCGCTCCGGCCCGACCACCTGCAGGGCACCTTCGATATCTGCAACGTGGACTTCACCTACCCCAGCGGCACCCAGGCCCTGCACGACGTCTGCCTGACCATTGAGGCCGGCAAAACTACCGCGCTGGTGGGGCTGAGCGGGACCGGCAAGAGTACCATCATCAACCTGCTCTGCAAGTTCTACGCCCCCGACCACGGCCGGATGCTGCTCGACGGCCGCCCGCTGGCCGACTACGACACCCACGCCCTGCGCCGGCAAATCGGGCTAGTGCTGCAGAAAAACCACATTTTCAAGGGTACCATTGAGGAAAACATCCGCTACGGCGTAATGGATGCCACCCTCGACCAGATCAAGGCCGCCGCCCGCCAGGCCTACCTGCACGAGCAGATCATGGAGCTGCCCAACGGCTACCAGTCCGACGCCCAGCAGCTCTCCGGCGGGCAGCAGCAGCGCATTGCCATTGCCCGGCTGTTCCTGAAAAACCCGCCCATCATCTTCCTCGACGAGCCCACCGCCTCCCTTGACGCCATTGCCACCGAGCAAATCAAAAACTCCCTCGACGCCATCAAAAAGGGCCGCACTGTAGTCATCATTTCCCACAGCCTCGCCCAGATTGTCGATTCCGACTGCATTTACGTGATGAAGCAGGGCCGCATGGTGGAAAGCGGCACCCACGAGCACCTCTACGACCTGCGCGGCACCTACCGCGAAATCTTCGACGCCTCCGCCCGCAGCCTCAACATCGAGAAGTTGGCCCGGGTAATGGTGGACGACGAGGACGAAGTGGGCGACACGGCGGGATAG
- a CDS encoding antibiotic biosynthesis monooxygenase family protein, whose amino-acid sequence MTVEYIRYRIAAEQQPAFLEAIRQANHMLAAAPDCLRYQLAHCEEDVELFIWRIEWTSVERHLQGFRKSADFGAFFQLVKPFYASIEEMNHYAVVA is encoded by the coding sequence ATGACCGTCGAATACATCCGCTACCGCATTGCCGCCGAACAGCAGCCGGCCTTCCTCGAAGCCATCCGGCAAGCTAATCACATGCTGGCCGCCGCCCCCGACTGCCTCCGCTACCAGTTGGCGCATTGCGAGGAAGACGTGGAGCTGTTTATCTGGCGCATCGAATGGACATCGGTGGAGCGGCACCTGCAGGGCTTCCGCAAAAGCGCGGATTTCGGGGCGTTTTTTCAGCTGGTGAAACCGTTTTACGCCAGTATTGAGGAGATGAACCACTATGCGGTGGTGGCGTGA
- a CDS encoding proline iminopeptidase-family hydrolase produces MIYHRLLLALALLLAPFALRAQAKDSSYTAKMQAPGVRMITVDGKYQVWTQKVGEGKIKLLVLHGGPGNTHEYFENFPQYLAKEGVEIYYYDQLNSYHSDKTDDLSIWTIARFVEEVEQVRQGLGLEQFYLLGHSWGGMLALEYAAKHPEHIKGLITSNIGYKAMVFNKNRFSQYADIIRRQAAQEGKVVAGLDTMGLMSLSPHITPAVTKEFRSLHMMRRMPEHPTFTRSQAHITRAYAGAFMPFMLAWDFSERLAVIKPPTLVIGAKHDFVPPADIAYMQRHIPNCQAYVCPEGSHYAMWDDPEHYFPALIKFLRKMERKG; encoded by the coding sequence TTGATTTATCACCGTCTGCTGCTCGCCCTGGCCCTGCTGCTGGCCCCTTTCGCGCTGCGCGCCCAGGCCAAAGACAGCAGCTACACCGCCAAAATGCAGGCCCCCGGCGTGCGCATGATCACCGTCGATGGCAAGTACCAGGTCTGGACCCAGAAGGTGGGGGAGGGAAAAATCAAGCTATTGGTGCTGCATGGCGGACCCGGCAACACGCACGAATACTTCGAGAACTTCCCGCAGTACCTCGCCAAAGAAGGCGTGGAAATCTATTACTACGACCAGCTCAATTCCTACCACTCCGATAAAACCGACGACCTGAGCATCTGGACGATTGCGCGCTTTGTGGAGGAAGTAGAACAAGTACGCCAGGGCTTGGGCCTGGAGCAGTTCTACCTACTAGGCCACTCCTGGGGCGGCATGCTGGCTTTGGAATACGCCGCCAAGCACCCCGAACACATCAAAGGACTCATCACGTCCAACATCGGCTACAAGGCCATGGTGTTCAACAAGAACCGGTTCAGCCAGTATGCGGATATCATCCGGCGGCAGGCCGCACAGGAGGGCAAGGTCGTGGCCGGCCTCGATACAATGGGGCTGATGAGCCTATCCCCGCACATCACGCCAGCCGTTACCAAGGAGTTTCGTAGCCTACATATGATGCGCCGGATGCCGGAGCACCCGACGTTCACGCGCAGCCAAGCCCACATCACCCGCGCCTACGCCGGCGCCTTTATGCCCTTCATGCTGGCCTGGGACTTCTCCGAACGGCTGGCCGTCATCAAGCCGCCCACGCTGGTTATCGGCGCAAAGCACGACTTCGTGCCGCCGGCCGACATTGCTTACATGCAAAGGCACATTCCCAACTGCCAGGCCTACGTCTGCCCCGAAGGCTCGCACTACGCCATGTGGGACGACCCGGAACACTACTTTCCGGCCCTGATTAAGTTCCTGCGGAAAATGGAGCGGAAAGGGTAA